The following are encoded together in the Pedobacter sp. D749 genome:
- a CDS encoding SLBB domain-containing protein — MKKRIYLFLSFLTVIFLCHLSASAQNYANVKVDDLSDAQIRQMIQRAESVGYSDAQLEQAAAAQGMKAEEIQKLRTRVEKIRKQSGTTDTGQSDTDINTNGAVRKYNNPDKDKSDSLVKKNTPKIDVLESLKPKIFGSDLFKNSNITFEPNLRLATPRSYIIGPDDELLIDINGDNEANYKLKVSPDGTIRLQYVGIVSVGGLSIEQASSKIRSALSTTYPALRSGRSTVAINLGNIRSIKVVMTGEVVKAGTYTLSSLSTVYNALSASGGPNDNGSYRKIQVIRNNKIISTIDVYDFVTGGIQRGNIRLQDQDVINIPVYENRVEMVGEIKRPALFETIKGESLQNVINFAGGFNNQAYTAKIKVFQNTDKERKLTDISASEFSTYQPKNGDRFVVEAILDRFENRVTIAGAVFRPGQYELDKGLTLKGLINKSDGLTEDAFLNRGYINRLNMDNTPALISFDVAKIIAGTEADIPLQREDKVTISSIFDLRDEYKISVQGEVRAAGTFEYAEGMTLESVIQMAGGFKEGATPNRIEIARRVKNSDATSISARAAELFIVNVDQDLKLLGDPFILKPFDIVSVRNSEGYTVQKQVKIEGEVLYPGTYTLTRKDERISEVIKRAGGLTPSAYPDGASLKRQGAEKVNPKDKNAIDNKEEEDRKFLNLKRAQEAGVKDTLTSNVEQKLIQSDLVGISLVKILKDSLSRYNLIVEDGDVIRVPRTLQTVKVTGEILNPNSIVYLPGKSLRQYINGAGGFTANARKGGVYVKYANGSAAAVSKFLFFNNDPKIKPGAEILVPKRADRERLTAQSWIGIGTAVASLGAIIVSLLR; from the coding sequence ATGAAAAAAAGAATATATTTATTTTTAAGTTTTTTAACCGTCATTTTCCTTTGCCATTTATCGGCTTCCGCACAAAACTATGCCAACGTTAAAGTAGATGATCTTTCTGACGCACAGATTAGACAGATGATCCAGCGTGCCGAATCTGTTGGCTATAGCGATGCACAATTAGAGCAGGCTGCTGCTGCGCAGGGAATGAAAGCGGAGGAAATTCAGAAATTACGCACCCGGGTAGAAAAAATCCGTAAACAATCGGGTACCACTGATACCGGTCAAAGCGATACAGATATAAATACCAATGGGGCAGTTCGGAAATACAATAACCCCGACAAAGATAAAAGTGATTCTCTTGTTAAGAAAAATACACCAAAAATTGATGTCCTGGAGTCTTTAAAACCTAAAATTTTCGGTTCCGACCTGTTTAAAAACAGCAATATTACCTTCGAGCCCAACTTAAGGCTGGCCACGCCCCGCAGTTATATCATTGGCCCTGATGATGAATTGCTGATTGATATTAATGGTGATAATGAAGCTAATTATAAACTTAAAGTTAGTCCCGATGGTACTATCCGTTTACAATACGTAGGTATAGTTTCCGTGGGTGGATTGAGTATCGAGCAGGCTTCTTCAAAAATTAGATCTGCATTATCTACTACTTATCCGGCGCTACGATCGGGCAGATCTACAGTTGCCATTAATTTAGGGAATATCAGGAGCATTAAAGTCGTAATGACTGGTGAGGTTGTTAAAGCCGGTACCTATACTTTATCTTCTTTATCAACCGTTTATAACGCACTCAGTGCATCTGGAGGACCAAATGATAACGGTTCGTATCGTAAAATTCAGGTAATCAGGAATAATAAAATTATCAGTACCATTGATGTGTACGACTTTGTAACTGGTGGTATCCAACGCGGAAATATCCGTTTACAAGATCAGGATGTGATCAATATCCCGGTTTATGAAAACAGGGTAGAGATGGTTGGAGAGATTAAACGACCCGCACTGTTCGAGACCATTAAAGGCGAAAGTTTGCAAAATGTAATCAATTTTGCTGGTGGCTTTAATAATCAGGCTTATACTGCTAAAATTAAGGTTTTTCAAAATACAGATAAAGAACGGAAATTAACGGATATCTCTGCTTCAGAATTTAGTACCTATCAACCCAAAAATGGCGATCGGTTTGTAGTTGAAGCTATTTTGGATCGCTTCGAAAATCGGGTAACTATAGCGGGAGCTGTTTTCAGACCAGGGCAATATGAATTGGATAAAGGATTAACCCTGAAAGGTTTGATCAATAAGTCTGATGGTTTAACTGAAGATGCTTTTTTAAATCGCGGATATATCAACCGCTTAAATATGGATAATACACCCGCATTGATTTCTTTTGATGTGGCTAAAATTATTGCCGGTACAGAGGCAGATATTCCATTGCAGCGTGAAGATAAAGTTACCATCTCATCGATATTCGATTTAAGAGATGAATATAAAATAAGTGTTCAGGGAGAAGTAAGAGCTGCGGGTACATTCGAATACGCAGAGGGGATGACACTTGAGTCGGTAATACAGATGGCCGGAGGATTTAAAGAAGGTGCAACACCAAACCGGATTGAAATTGCCAGACGTGTAAAAAATAGTGATGCTACATCTATATCTGCCCGTGCTGCAGAGCTTTTTATTGTGAATGTAGATCAGGATTTAAAATTATTGGGCGATCCTTTTATTTTAAAACCCTTTGATATTGTTTCGGTAAGAAACTCTGAAGGATACACCGTGCAAAAACAAGTGAAAATAGAAGGTGAAGTATTGTATCCCGGTACTTATACACTAACCAGAAAAGATGAGCGAATTTCGGAAGTGATTAAAAGAGCTGGAGGGTTAACCCCATCGGCCTATCCGGATGGTGCATCGCTGAAAAGACAGGGAGCAGAAAAAGTGAACCCTAAGGATAAAAATGCGATTGACAATAAAGAAGAAGAAGACAGGAAATTCCTGAATTTAAAAAGAGCCCAGGAAGCAGGTGTAAAAGATACTTTAACCTCAAATGTTGAGCAAAAATTAATTCAAAGCGATTTAGTTGGTATCAGTTTGGTTAAAATTTTAAAAGATAGCCTTTCGAGATATAATCTTATCGTAGAGGATGGCGATGTAATCCGGGTTCCCAGAACTTTGCAAACTGTTAAAGTAACCGGCGAAATCTTAAATCCAAATAGCATTGTTTATTTGCCTGGCAAAAGTTTAAGGCAATACATCAACGGTGCAGGTGGCTTTACTGCTAATGCCAGAAAGGGTGGAGTGTATGTTAAATATGCCAATGGTTCTGCAGCCGCTGTAAGTAAATTCCTATTTTTTAATAATGATCCCAAAATTAAACCTGGTGCAGAGATTCTGGTTCCGAAGCGTGCCGATAGAGAGCGTTTAACTGCGCAAAGCTGGATCGGAATTGGCACGGCTGTTGCTTCATTGGGAGCAATTATTGTGAGTTTGTTAAGGTAA
- a CDS encoding Wzz/FepE/Etk N-terminal domain-containing protein, translating into MTQSQQHNNTNDEISLKDLIVKIQEWWRYLLSKWLIIVAFGLLGGVLGFWYATTKKPIYTATTTFVLEDEKGGGLGSLAGLASMAGVDIGGGGGIFQGDNILGLYKSRMMLEQTLLTPIEINGKKQLLVDRYIEFNDLRKAWAKKPDLLKLNFQPLTFNLQPSRLRDSLLGVIVSDINKNYLNVAKPDKKLSTIQVDVKAKDELFAKNFNDALVKNVNEFYINTKTKKTLQNVKILQQKTDSVRAVMNGAIYAAVAVADATPNLNPTRQVQRVAPAQRAQFSAETNKAILSEMAKNLEITKMALLKETPLIQVIDQPIYPLTKERFGKLKGLIMGGFLADFLVVLGLIVRRLLKQLTV; encoded by the coding sequence ATGACACAAAGTCAACAACATAACAATACAAACGACGAGATTTCCCTAAAAGACCTCATTGTCAAAATCCAAGAATGGTGGCGCTATCTTCTGTCGAAATGGTTAATAATTGTAGCTTTTGGCTTATTAGGTGGTGTTTTAGGCTTTTGGTATGCGACTACTAAAAAACCTATTTATACCGCTACTACCACTTTCGTATTGGAAGATGAGAAGGGCGGTGGATTAGGGAGTTTAGCAGGACTAGCTTCTATGGCGGGTGTAGATATAGGCGGGGGCGGAGGGATTTTTCAAGGAGATAATATCTTGGGATTGTATAAGTCTAGGATGATGTTGGAGCAAACTTTGTTGACGCCAATTGAAATTAATGGCAAGAAACAGTTATTAGTAGACCGATATATTGAATTTAATGATTTGCGTAAAGCCTGGGCTAAAAAGCCGGACTTGTTAAAGCTAAATTTTCAACCTTTAACCTTCAACCTTCAACCTTCACGCCTTAGAGATAGCTTATTAGGTGTTATTGTGTCAGATATTAATAAAAATTATTTAAACGTAGCGAAGCCCGACAAAAAATTAAGCACCATACAGGTAGATGTTAAAGCAAAGGATGAATTATTTGCCAAAAATTTTAATGATGCTTTGGTGAAAAATGTAAATGAATTTTACATCAATACCAAAACGAAAAAGACTTTACAGAATGTTAAAATATTGCAGCAGAAAACAGATTCAGTGAGAGCAGTAATGAATGGTGCAATATATGCAGCGGTTGCGGTGGCTGATGCCACACCAAATTTGAATCCTACTCGTCAAGTACAGCGAGTGGCGCCAGCTCAAAGGGCACAATTTTCTGCTGAAACCAATAAAGCAATCCTTTCAGAAATGGCTAAAAATCTTGAGATTACTAAAATGGCTTTATTAAAAGAAACGCCATTGATCCAGGTGATTGATCAACCAATTTACCCCCTTACCAAAGAACGCTTTGGTAAATTAAAGGGATTGATAATGGGCGGGTTTTTAGCTGATTTTTTGGTGGTATTGGGGTTGATTGTGAGGCGATTGTTGAAACAGTTGACTGTTTAG
- a CDS encoding ATP-binding protein — MIKDNYQANTRNKLIAEAFYLTGDIEKYGSGFVRIRKELKKYPTMKMELEEIPNDFLAVLSYTKQRMGLVEDNVTDNRRKHIVELMKKNKKITPIEMANSIGVVRKTIARDLEL, encoded by the coding sequence TTGATAAAAGATAATTACCAAGCTAATACCCGGAATAAATTAATTGCCGAAGCGTTTTATTTAACAGGTGATATCGAAAAATATGGCAGTGGTTTTGTACGGATCCGTAAAGAACTCAAGAAATATCCAACAATGAAAATGGAGCTTGAAGAAATACCAAATGATTTTTTAGCGGTCTTAAGTTATACAAAACAACGAATGGGATTGGTTGAGGATAATGTCACAGATAATAGACGTAAGCATATTGTTGAATTGATGAAAAAGAATAAGAAAATTACACCTATTGAAATGGCTAATTCAATAGGTGTGGTGAGAAAGACTATTGCCAGAGATCTTGAACTTTAA
- a CDS encoding polysaccharide biosynthesis protein — translation MLKDKILLITGGTGSFGGAVLNRFLHTDHFKEIRIFSRDEKKQDDMRNSYKDDRIKYFIGDVRDYNSVEYAMRNVDYVFHAAALKQVPSCEFFPMQAVKTNVEGTQNVIRSAALNKVNKVICLSTDKAAYPINAMGISKAMMEKVAVAEARNLINTTVCLTRYGNVMASRGSVIPLFLSQIERGEILTVTDPTMTRFLMSLDEAVELVLFAFEHGNPGDLFVNKAPAATIGDLAEAICQLKNINSEYKVIGTRHGEKLYETLCTREEMLKAEDMGDFYRIPADNRDLNYAKYFSEGKEIMPNVEDYNSHNTSRKDVEGIKKLLKKLDLF, via the coding sequence ATGTTAAAAGATAAAATTTTGTTAATTACCGGTGGAACTGGATCATTTGGAGGTGCGGTTTTGAATCGTTTTTTACATACAGATCATTTTAAAGAAATAAGAATTTTTTCTCGAGATGAGAAAAAGCAAGATGATATGCGTAATTCTTATAAAGATGATAGAATTAAATATTTCATTGGAGATGTAAGAGATTATAATAGTGTTGAATACGCTATGCGAAATGTGGATTACGTGTTCCACGCTGCTGCATTAAAACAAGTACCTTCCTGCGAATTCTTTCCTATGCAAGCTGTAAAAACAAATGTGGAGGGAACACAGAATGTTATAAGATCAGCTGCTTTGAATAAGGTTAATAAAGTTATTTGTTTATCAACCGATAAAGCGGCTTATCCGATAAATGCAATGGGGATTTCTAAAGCAATGATGGAAAAAGTTGCTGTAGCTGAAGCTCGTAATTTGATAAATACTACAGTCTGCTTAACACGATATGGAAATGTAATGGCATCACGGGGCTCAGTTATTCCGCTATTTTTATCTCAGATTGAAAGAGGTGAAATATTAACTGTGACAGATCCTACTATGACACGTTTTTTAATGTCGCTAGATGAAGCTGTTGAATTGGTTTTATTCGCTTTTGAGCATGGAAATCCAGGTGATTTGTTTGTAAACAAAGCCCCTGCTGCAACGATAGGAGATTTAGCTGAAGCAATTTGCCAATTAAAAAATATAAACAGCGAATATAAAGTTATAGGCACGAGACATGGAGAAAAGTTATATGAGACTTTGTGTACGCGTGAAGAGATGCTTAAAGCGGAGGACATGGGTGATTTTTATCGCATTCCTGCTGATAATAGAGACTTAAATTATGCGAAGTATTTCTCAGAGGGAAAAGAAATTATGCCAAATGTTGAAGATTATAATTCGCATAATACAAGTAGAAAAGATGTGGAAGGTATAAAGAAGCTACTCAAAAAGCTTGATTTGTTCTAA
- the wecB gene encoding non-hydrolyzing UDP-N-acetylglucosamine 2-epimerase: protein MKKLKVVTILGTRPEIIRLAECIKKCDVYFDHLLIHTGQNYDYELNEIFFEDLGLRKPDYFLNVSGNHLGETIGNVISKSYEILLKEMPDALLVLGDTNSVLSTISAKRLKIPIFHMEAGNRCFDQNVPEEINRKISDHISDINLTYTENSRRYLLSEGFRKDHIFLTGSPLKEVLLRYNSQIVDSDVVSRLNLKNQEYIVVSAHREENIDLDNHFEILAHSLNQVAEKYTMPIIFSTHPRTKNRIEKNRIKFHPLISNIPPLGFFDYVKLQKNAFIVLSDSGTISEESAMMGFPAVSIRTSTERPEAIDAGTIVLGGITEDQILNSIEIARGLFDINIDLPREYLVTNTSDRVVKAIQSYTSVVNSVIWNKEVIK from the coding sequence ATGAAAAAATTAAAAGTAGTAACAATCTTAGGTACTCGACCTGAAATTATACGTTTAGCTGAGTGTATTAAAAAATGTGATGTATACTTTGATCACCTTTTAATTCATACAGGTCAAAATTACGATTATGAATTAAATGAAATTTTTTTTGAAGATTTAGGCCTAAGAAAACCAGATTATTTTTTAAATGTTTCAGGGAATCATTTGGGTGAAACAATAGGTAATGTAATTTCAAAATCGTATGAAATTTTATTGAAAGAAATGCCTGATGCATTATTGGTATTAGGAGATACTAATAGCGTTTTAAGCACAATATCTGCTAAAAGACTTAAAATCCCTATTTTTCATATGGAAGCTGGGAATAGATGTTTTGATCAAAATGTTCCTGAAGAAATTAACCGTAAAATTTCAGATCATATTAGCGATATTAACTTAACTTATACAGAGAATAGTAGACGATATTTATTAAGCGAAGGTTTTAGAAAAGATCATATCTTTCTCACGGGTTCTCCTTTGAAAGAAGTCTTGTTAAGATATAATAGTCAAATCGTCGATAGTGATGTTGTTTCTCGCTTGAATCTAAAAAATCAAGAGTATATAGTAGTAAGTGCACATCGGGAAGAAAATATCGATTTGGATAATCATTTTGAAATTTTGGCACATTCTTTAAATCAGGTTGCCGAAAAATATACAATGCCTATAATATTTTCTACACACCCACGAACTAAAAATCGCATTGAAAAAAACAGAATCAAATTTCATCCATTAATATCCAATATACCACCTCTAGGCTTTTTCGACTACGTAAAATTACAGAAGAATGCATTTATAGTTCTTTCTGATAGCGGAACAATAAGTGAAGAATCAGCAATGATGGGGTTTCCAGCGGTTAGTATTAGAACAAGTACAGAAAGACCCGAGGCTATTGATGCTGGAACAATAGTGCTAGGAGGGATAACTGAAGATCAAATTTTAAATTCTATAGAAATAGCTAGAGGTTTGTTTGATATAAACATTGATCTACCTAGAGAATACTTAGTGACAAATACATCAGATCGTGTAGTTAAAGCCATCCAAAGCTATACTTCCGTTGTTAATAGTGTAATTTGGAATAAAGAGGTTATTAAATGA
- a CDS encoding SDR family oxidoreductase, translated as MKRILIIGVKGMAGHMIYNFFNEINSYDVYGLARNIRQNDKLFNIDVSDLNLLSSILLDHQFDYIVNCIGILNKDAEDNPSKAIWFNSYFPHYLEEVTKKNNTKIIHISTDCVFSGKRGAYTENDVKDGMGFYAQSKALGELNNNKDITIRTSIIGPELNENGIGLFHWFMSQPKESKLNGFRKAYWSGLTTLELSKVIVEVINQDITGLIQVAPKTKIDKYNLIALFNAIYRDNKISIEPKDDYHIDKSLITIRTDFDYIVPNYQEMLLHQHEWILKHSDIYSRYL; from the coding sequence ATGAAGAGAATATTAATTATTGGTGTTAAGGGCATGGCAGGTCATATGATATATAATTTCTTTAATGAAATTAATTCATATGATGTTTACGGTTTGGCTAGAAATATTCGCCAGAATGATAAATTGTTTAATATTGATGTTTCAGATCTAAATCTATTATCCTCTATTTTGTTGGATCATCAATTTGACTATATTGTAAATTGTATTGGAATTTTAAATAAAGATGCAGAAGATAATCCATCTAAAGCAATTTGGTTCAATAGTTATTTTCCTCATTACCTTGAAGAAGTAACAAAAAAGAATAACACTAAGATTATACATATAAGTACAGATTGTGTTTTTTCTGGTAAAAGGGGCGCATATACTGAGAATGATGTTAAAGATGGAATGGGTTTTTATGCTCAGTCTAAGGCATTAGGGGAGTTAAATAATAATAAAGATATAACAATTCGTACCTCCATTATAGGCCCAGAACTAAACGAAAATGGGATAGGATTATTTCATTGGTTTATGTCGCAGCCCAAAGAAAGTAAATTAAACGGATTTAGAAAAGCTTACTGGTCAGGATTAACTACTCTAGAATTAAGTAAAGTGATTGTTGAGGTTATAAATCAGGATATTACAGGTTTAATTCAAGTGGCTCCGAAAACTAAAATAGATAAGTACAACTTAATTGCCTTATTTAATGCTATCTATAGAGATAATAAGATATCAATTGAACCAAAAGATGACTATCATATTGATAAAAGTTTAATTACTATTAGAACAGACTTTGACTATATCGTTCCAAATTATCAAGAAATGCTGCTGCATCAGCATGAATGGATATTAAAACACTCTGATATATACTCACGCTATTTATAA
- a CDS encoding glycosyltransferase family 2 protein, with protein MISIITAYYNRRKLFLRTLNSINLNYEKIDFEVIVVDDGSDEHERLEDLQIIFPFLKVIRLEKIDKWYNNPCIPFNLGFKQAKGDKIVIQNPECYHFDDILGYVDKHLKKNDYLSFGCFSLDKKNTDDDTLFFNRDNISSIIENNKYVVQVDGGLGWYNHSKYRPASYHFCTAIMTCDLVDLGGFDPRYAWGHGYDDDELIFRIKQKPLHIKFVDSVRVLHQNHYVNQTNIDEQKVKYLNEKATLNRNIFENVTQKTRFYRANYINVGKYCQIYRPSFIQNLKKRVKHILGMNIDNY; from the coding sequence ATGATTTCTATAATTACGGCCTATTATAATCGTAGAAAACTATTTCTTCGAACTTTAAACAGTATAAATTTAAATTACGAAAAAATTGATTTTGAGGTTATTGTAGTTGATGATGGAAGTGATGAGCATGAAAGATTAGAGGACTTACAAATAATTTTCCCTTTTCTAAAGGTTATCCGATTAGAAAAGATTGATAAATGGTACAATAATCCTTGCATACCATTTAATCTAGGTTTTAAACAAGCAAAAGGAGATAAAATAGTAATTCAAAATCCTGAGTGCTATCATTTTGACGACATATTAGGGTATGTGGACAAACATCTTAAAAAAAATGATTACTTAAGTTTTGGGTGTTTTTCTTTAGATAAGAAAAATACAGATGATGATACACTTTTTTTTAATCGTGATAATATTTCATCTATAATTGAAAACAATAAATATGTTGTTCAAGTGGATGGTGGTTTAGGCTGGTATAATCATTCAAAATATCGTCCTGCTTCCTATCATTTTTGCACTGCAATAATGACTTGTGATTTGGTTGATCTTGGAGGGTTTGACCCAAGGTATGCATGGGGTCATGGTTATGATGATGATGAACTAATTTTTAGAATTAAACAAAAGCCGTTGCATATTAAGTTTGTTGACAGTGTTAGAGTTCTTCATCAGAATCATTATGTTAACCAAACAAACATTGATGAGCAAAAAGTTAAATATCTTAATGAAAAAGCAACACTTAATAGGAATATTTTTGAAAATGTAACGCAAAAAACAAGATTCTATAGAGCTAATTATATAAATGTCGGCAAATATTGTCAAATATATAGACCTAGTTTTATTCAGAATTTAAAAAAGAGAGTTAAACATATTCTCGGAATGAACATTGATAATTATTAA
- a CDS encoding oligosaccharide flippase family protein, with translation MASSKNRTLINNIASLGLVQIVNYIFPLITIPFVSRILGPDGFGVINYITAYITYFILIVNYGFDFTATRKIAIEPDNLVIRSNVFSEVTCARALLLIITIFIFIICIGIIPLLREHLMLSCVLFLNVISAFLTPQYVYQGLQKLSVLSFLTIIKGVINTSLVLLLISKRNDLILYVSISVFSNFLISLTSVLYVFFILKIKFTFISIKHSLKVLKEVRLVFFSSIIFSLYTTTNIVILGFFEETKAIGFYTTAVSFIVIVQGVVNIPLSSSLYPYIGKSFSESKENGLIKLRKIIPLVFYFTASVCLGILILAPFVISLIYGKKFDGSIISVQILSFLPLISAMSSIMGIQTMLNLSMDQLFLRTTTFAACFSLVLNIIMAYFFSYIGTSISYLSTEVIICISFYFILRSKGLILFEWEYFKPKNVIMQLKSLKSI, from the coding sequence ATGGCATCTTCAAAAAATAGAACTCTTATTAATAATATTGCATCGTTAGGTTTAGTGCAGATTGTTAATTATATTTTCCCCTTAATTACAATTCCTTTTGTTTCTAGAATACTAGGGCCGGATGGCTTTGGTGTAATTAATTATATAACTGCATACATTACTTATTTTATTCTGATAGTAAATTATGGTTTCGATTTTACCGCAACAAGAAAGATTGCTATAGAGCCTGATAATTTAGTTATAAGATCAAATGTTTTTTCTGAGGTAACTTGTGCTAGGGCGCTGTTATTAATAATAACAATTTTCATTTTCATAATTTGCATTGGAATAATCCCTCTTTTAAGAGAGCACCTAATGCTTTCTTGCGTTTTATTTTTGAATGTTATTTCTGCATTTTTAACACCTCAATATGTATATCAAGGTTTGCAAAAACTTTCGGTTTTAAGTTTTTTAACAATCATAAAAGGTGTTATTAATACAAGTTTAGTCTTACTCCTCATTTCTAAAAGAAATGATTTAATATTATATGTTAGTATAAGTGTGTTTAGTAATTTTCTAATTAGCTTAACTTCTGTTTTATATGTTTTTTTTATTCTCAAGATTAAATTCACTTTTATTTCCATAAAACATTCTTTGAAGGTTCTAAAAGAGGTTCGATTAGTATTCTTTTCTTCGATTATATTCTCACTATATACCACTACTAATATCGTTATATTAGGTTTTTTTGAAGAAACAAAAGCAATTGGCTTTTACACAACAGCCGTAAGTTTTATTGTTATTGTTCAAGGGGTTGTTAATATTCCACTTTCATCTTCACTTTACCCATACATCGGAAAATCATTTTCTGAAAGTAAAGAAAATGGATTAATTAAGTTGAGAAAAATTATACCGCTTGTATTTTATTTTACTGCCTCAGTTTGTCTCGGAATTTTAATATTAGCACCCTTTGTAATTTCACTCATATATGGTAAAAAATTTGATGGTTCAATAATAAGTGTGCAAATACTAAGCTTTTTGCCATTAATTTCAGCAATGAGTAGTATAATGGGGATACAAACAATGCTTAATTTAAGCATGGATCAATTATTTTTACGAACCACTACGTTTGCAGCCTGCTTTAGTTTAGTGTTGAATATAATAATGGCTTATTTCTTCAGTTATATAGGAACCAGCATAAGCTATTTATCCACTGAGGTAATTATTTGTATTTCATTTTATTTTATTCTAAGGAGTAAGGGATTAATATTGTTTGAATGGGAATATTTTAAACCAAAAAATGTTATTATGCAATTAAAGAGTTTAAAGTCTATATAA
- a CDS encoding glycosyltransferase family 2 protein, which yields MSEKRNKLSVALCTYNGELYLKRQLDSILNQTYPIDEIIIVDDCSSDSTRSILNDYKEKFSSIKLFFNEENLGPNGAFKYAISLASNEFIALSDQDDIWFENKVELQMTGILKNGHHLEKKPILSFHDLCLIDENDRITDNSFWKVHKFMPESFTFKKLLISNIVTGCTCVINKSMRDELVKCDMQNIIMHDYLIALIGYGFGTVIYISEPLMYYRSHSSSVTEKEKITFKNRIDSFISRVNNGKYLMPHILQIKQFKDLYESELNLDKLNMINYFLKFEKKNVFNRMIYRWLIN from the coding sequence ATGTCTGAAAAGCGAAACAAACTAAGTGTAGCCTTATGTACTTATAACGGGGAGTTATACTTGAAAAGGCAATTAGACTCAATACTAAATCAAACATACCCAATTGATGAAATCATCATTGTAGATGACTGTTCTTCAGATTCTACAAGATCCATTTTAAATGATTATAAAGAAAAGTTCAGTTCAATAAAACTCTTTTTTAACGAAGAGAATTTAGGGCCAAACGGAGCATTTAAATATGCTATTTCACTAGCAAGTAATGAGTTTATTGCCCTAAGTGATCAGGACGATATTTGGTTTGAAAATAAAGTCGAATTGCAGATGACTGGCATACTCAAGAATGGTCATCATTTAGAAAAGAAACCAATACTCTCATTTCATGATTTATGCCTTATAGATGAAAATGATAGAATAACAGATAATTCTTTTTGGAAAGTACATAAATTTATGCCAGAAAGTTTCACTTTTAAAAAGCTTTTAATTTCAAATATTGTAACAGGATGCACGTGCGTTATTAATAAAAGCATGCGGGATGAACTCGTTAAATGCGACATGCAAAACATCATTATGCACGATTATTTGATTGCTCTAATCGGCTATGGTTTCGGCACAGTTATCTATATTAGTGAGCCACTAATGTATTATCGTAGTCACTCAAGCAGCGTAACAGAAAAAGAAAAAATTACTTTTAAAAATAGGATTGATAGTTTCATTTCTAGAGTTAATAACGGTAAATATTTAATGCCCCATATTCTACAAATTAAGCAATTTAAAGATTTGTATGAATCCGAACTGAACTTAGACAAACTAAATATGATAAATTATTTTCTTAAGTTTGAAAAAAAAAATGTCTTTAATAGGATGATTTACAGGTGGTTGATTAATTAA